From Pan troglodytes isolate AG18354 chromosome 1, NHGRI_mPanTro3-v2.0_pri, whole genome shotgun sequence:
TCAGGGATGGTAATAACTAAGTTTGTAGCAGGGTAGGATTGATATTCTCCTTTCTAGATACAAAGCAGAGTAAGACATCGTTTTTCCTCTGACTAATCTAgaagttatgtgtgtgtgtgttatcggGAAAGATAGCTCATGAGCCTTTTACCCTGCGTATGTACATGGAAGCTGAGGCTGGGAGCAGCCTGTATTTACTAGTAACATTGTTTCCTAAAGCCCCAGCAGAGTAACATATCCTCCCCCTGCCAAGACTCAGTAGCTCACTTCTATCTCCTACAGCATCCAGTCAGAAGTGTCCTTTGAGGGAGCCTATGGGAACCTCAAGCGGCTGTATGACAAGGCAGTCAAAATGTACCACCAATTGAAGAAGTGTGAGACTCGGAAACTGTCTCCTGGCAAAAAGCGGTGAGTGGGGCCTGTGAGGAGCACGGGTTTTTTCTGCAGTTGGTGCAGTAGGACCATAGGGACTGTGGGACCATTCAGCATTTACTTTTGGCTCTTCTCATTTCAGATGTAAAGACATTAAAAGGTTGCTAGTGAACTTTATGTATCTGCAAAGCCTCCTACAGCCCAAAAGCAGGTGAGTGGAAGAGAGCATGAACCTGAACTGTCCTGTGAGCCCCAGCCATGATGCTTTACAGAAGGAACCTTGACAAGGGTGGACTGTCGAGTTCTGCCCTCAGTTTGAACATCCGTAACCAATTCATCCTTTCTTGGCATTCCTCACTGTTTCTCCCAAGGGTCCTATGCCCATCCTCCTCCCAGCAGCTCTCCCTATGGCACAGAATGGGCGCTTAGGAGATGTTGAAGAGGGAATGGCTGAATGGGAAGCCTACTCACATCCCTTCCCCTGTTTTAGTTGCTATGGAGATCAATCCAGCACTACCCTTCCCTGGTGTGCTCTCAGGTCTCCCCTGCAGCATCCCATAGTCCTTTCTCTGAATCTTGTATTCCCTGctcttctccttccccagcccccaccactgACCTCCCCTGTTACTCCTGCCCCTCTGTAGCTCCGTGGACTCAGAGCTGACCTCACTTTGCCAGTCAGTCCTGGAggacttcaacctctgcctcttctACCTGCCCTCCTCACCCAACCTCAGCCTGGCcagtgaggatgaggaggagTATGAGAGTGGATATGCTTTCCTCCCGGACCTTCTCATCTTTCAAATGGTCATCATCTGCCTTATGTGTGTGCACAGCTTGGAGAGAGCAGGTAACCTTCCCTAtgttcctcttttctcttccacTGGCTTTGGGGATCCTCACTCCCCTTTTCTGCAGCTCCTTATTCATAAACTTCCTTCCACAAGCAGCCTCTTCACTCCTGTGTCACTGCTTGGCTGTGGGCAAGTAAGGGCCAAGGGATCCTACCCTAAAGGAGGTCCTGGTAATTGAGTACAAGCAACAGCACAtttccttcccccttctcctTACTGCCTCCCATAAATATGCACACCCTTGGCCAGGGCCTGTGCAGACACAAGGGTCAGGGTACTTAGTGATCATCCAGACAGAATTTCAGACCTTCTGTTGGAGGCATTTAGGCAATTCTGGAAGCCTTTCTGGCAGACGTGTATGTAGAGCAAGATTGGGAGGTAAGGAGGGATAGGACTGGATGTGAAGGCTCTTGAGAGATGGGGAGGAACCTCAGAGCCAGGGAGGATGAGATGGGACAAAAGGATATGCTTATCTGAAGGAGTACAAGGTGAGATGGTAAATTCTAGATTATGGAAGGGATAATAGGACACgtacagtgcctcacgcctgtaatcccagcactttgggaggccgaggcgggcggattgagcccaggagttcaggacccagcctgggcaacatagtgagactcttgtctctaaaaagttaaaaaaaaaaaaaaaagaatctttgatAAGTAGTTGGATCCTTGGAAGAGTTGAGAACAGATGAGATGTGGTTGGAATTGATGGTGCCTACTCCTCATCAGGGCCCTAGGCCCCTAATGCCTGGCTTTCCTGACTTCAGGATCCAAGCAGTACAGTGCAGCCATTGCCTTCACCCTGGCCCTCTTTTCCCACCTCGTCAATCATGTCAACATACGGCTGCAGGCTGAGCTGGAAGAGGGCGAGAATCCCGTCCCGGCATTCCAGAGTGATGGCACAGGTGGGAGAATGGGGGAGGTCATCACTATGGAAAGGTTGGTGTGGGGCATGGGGATGAAGGAAAGGAACACAGACTCGGGGGAAGTGGTGTTGGAGAGCACATTCCAGCTTCCAGGCTCCACCTGTTCCTCGGGCTCCACCTGACCTTCCTCTTTCCGCAGATGAACCAGAGTCCAAGGAACCtctggagaaagaggaggagccaGATCCTGAGCCTCCTCCTGTAGCACCCCAAGTGGGTGAGGGCAGAAAGAGCCGTAAGTTCTCTCGCCTCTCCTGTCTCCGCCGTCGCCGCCACCCACCCAAAGTTGGTGATGACAGTGACCTGAGTGAAGGCTTTGAATCGGACTCAAGCCATGACTCAGCCCGGGCCAGTGAGGGCTCAGACAGTGGCTCTGACAAGAGTCTTGAAGGTGGGGGAACGGCCTTTGATGCTGAAACAGACTCGGAAATGAATAGCCAGGAGTCCCGATCAGACTTGGAAGatatggaggaagaggaggggacacGGTCACCAACCCTGGAGCCCCCTCGGGGCAGATCAGAGGCTCCCGATTCCCTCAATGGCCCACTGGGCCCCAGTGAGGCTAGCATTGCCAGCAATCTACAAGCCATGTCCACCCAGATGTTCCAGACTAAGCGCTGCTTCCGACTGGCCCCCACCTTTAGCAACCTGCTCCTCCAGCCCACCACCAACCCTCATACCTCGGCCAGCCACAGGCCTTGCATCAATGGGGATGTAGACAAGCCTTCAGAGCCAGGTATTTGGACCACTTCATCATCCTGTTCTGGTCTGCACCTCCATGCCATAGACACTCACCAGAGAGGCCGCTTTCCTATCTGTGTGAATGACCTCTCGTCTCTACCCTTACCTTTGGCCCTCTGCCTGTGGTGTAGCCCATGAGTTTTTTCCTGAGGGTCCACTCTCCTGCTCACTTCCTTATTCCCATCTCCCAACCCAtttgttggttttatttcttttgcactTCACCCTGCCCTGTGGGTTTGGGGCTTTCCTCCCTACACAACAATTGCAGCTGCAGCTTCCTTCCCTGTGCCATCCCAAGTCCCTCCAGGGCTTCTGGAAGCTAGAAAAACTGGTACCCACCAGCGCAGGTGCATTGGAGTGAGACTTCTCTCCTGAGGATATTCCCTGCAAACAGAGTACCCATTTAGTAGCAGCAACCGTTTGTTAAGGCTACTCTATGCATCGTTCTAGGGCGTTGTCTTATTTAACCTTCATAGCAGTCTTGTGGTAGAAGAGTTGTCATCCCTACTCTAGGCTGTCTTTTActtccaaagttttttttttttttttttttaagacagggtcttacctatcgcccagactggagtgcagtggcgccatcttggctcactgcaaccactgcttcccaggctcaaacgattctcttacctcagccttctgagtagctgggatgacaggcatgcactaccatgcccggctaatttgtgtgtgtgtgtgtgtatttttttttttttttttttgagacagagtctctgttgcccaggctggagggcagtggcacgatctcggctcactgcagcctctgcctcccaggttgaagtgattcttctgcctcagcctcccaagtagctgggactagaggcgcgcaccaccatgcccggctaatttttgtatttttagtagagacggggtttcgccatgttggccaggctggtctcaaactcctgaccttaggtgatcttcctaccttggcctcccaaagtgctgggattacaggtgtgagccgccacgcctaGCCCCTCCAAACTTTTATACATAGTGTTTTGTCTGTCTGGCAAGTGCTTTTCCTCCCTTGCTCCCAGCCTGTGACTTAGCTAATTCTTACATGCCCCCCCTAGATTTTAGCTTAAAAGTCATTTGGTCTGGGACTCCTTCAAGGGTATGTTAGATTTGCTTCTTGTGGCCTCCTGCACCTCTGCAGCCTCCAGTCCTTTTCCACTCTATTGAGGTTGACTGTTGATTTGTCTGTCTCCCCAGTTAGAGTCTGAACTGCTTGAGGGCAGGACAGAATATATCTTACTTATTGCTGTATCCCTAGTACctaacacagtgtctggcacatggatGGGACTTAAGAACTATCCAATGACTGAGTGAATGACAGAAATGAGGGATGCTCAGAGATGTGAAGGGACCTGTCCAGTGTTCTCACTTGCAAAGTAGAAGAGGTAGGAATTAaaagtaactctttttttttttttttttttgagacggagtctcgctctgttgcccaggctggagtgcagtggcgcaatctcggctcactgcaacctccacctcccgggttcaagcaattctcctgcctcagcctcccgagtagctgagattacaggcatgcaccaccacacccagctaatttttgtatttttagtagagacagggtttcaccatgttggccaggctggtcttgaactccgaaccttgtgatccgcccgcctcggcctcccaaagtgcagggattacaggcgtgagccaccacacccggcctgaaagTAACTCTTTTAAAACCATACCCCttgcttttctccctcccttatAGCTCCCCTCTAACTGTCTGCCCTGCCTTCCAGCACAGAGTAGGCATTTCATAAATCCTAGTTGAATGAATAGCTGTAGATCAACGTCACAAATTACTTGAGTCTATAAGAATCATATTTAAAAGGCACCATATTTAAAAAGCAACCTTGGTAAAATGAATTTGAtgagattaaaaaacaacaacagttaGTGGGCCTGGAAAAATTGAACAAGGGCCTGTAAGTGGTTCCCCAGATTTTTCATATCCAAATTCCTCGGAAGGGCCCAGGCCAGGTGGAAGCATGCTCCCTGCACAGAGCTGAGGCCTGTTCCCAAGTGTCAGTTGTTTATCccagtttttttctcttccattcacCCACCCCCCAGCCTCTGAGGAGGGCTCTGAGTCGGAGGGGAGTGAGTCCAGTGGACGCTCCTGTCGGAATGAGCGCAGCATCCAGGAGAAGCTTCAGGTCCTGATGGCCGAAGGTCTGCTTCCTGCTGTGAAAGTCTTCCTGGACTGGCTTCGGACCAACCCCGACCTCATCATCGTGTGTGCGCAGGTGTGTCAGTCCACTCCATTGCCCCTGTCAGGTCCCAGGGTCTTGGAGGAGGGGATGAGCCAGGATGGGGCCTGAGGATCCCCCCTGATGGCCAAGGCAAGAATTATTGCCAAGCAATTAATCACCTATCTGTGCTGGGCCCTTATGCTCTGACAGGGAAGGAttaggcatgatcttggctctcacAAAGCCTGTGGCCAGGGAACAATTAGCGAGCTGcttattttgctttgtatccCCAATGCTGGGCATAATGCCTGCCATTATGAGTAATGCCAGTAGAAGTATGTGTTCAAGGACCAAAGTTGATAAATACCAAAGAATccagagaagggagagaacaTTGAGTAGAGGATAGTGACAGAAGAGATGGGAACTTCTGACAAGAGTTGTGAAGATGTACTAGGCAGGGGAAACAGCTTAAGGAGAGTCACACAGGACCGAGCTCTTGTCAAGCCGGCTGCCATGGAGGCTGGGTGGGGCCATGGTAGCTTTCCCTCCCTTCTCAGGTTCAGAGTGTCAGCCTTGAACTTCTAATTCCCAGAGGCATTTattcagtgttttcttctaggggcATACCTGCCCTGCTGTGGAAGACTTTCTTCCCTGTGGGTCGCCCCAGTCCCTAGATGAGACGGTTTGGGTCAGGGCCAGGTGCACCGTTGGGTGTGTGCTTATGTCTGATGACAGTTAGTTACTCAGTCATTAGTCATTGAGGGAGGTGTGGTAAAGATGGAGATGCTGGGTCACATCCCTAGAGAGGTGTTCCAGTATGGGCACATGGGAGGGCTGGAAGGATAGGTTACTGCTAGACGTAGAGAAGCCACGTCCTTTAACACCCTGGCTTTTCCCACTGCCAAGATCCAGAAAGTCCTTGTGGTTTCgctgctttctccttttttttttttttctgagatggagtctggctctgtcgcccaggctggagtgcagtggcacgatctcggctcactgcaagttccgcctcctaggttcataccattctcccacctcagcctcccgagtagctgggactacaggcgccaccacgcccagctaattttttgtatttttagtagagacggcgtttcaccatgttagccaggatggtcttgatccgcctgcctcagcctcccaaagtgctgggattacaggcgtgagccaccacgcccggcctgctttCTTCTTTCATGAAGCATTCAGCTGGTGAAAAagctcagccaggctggtctggaactcttgacctcaagtgatctgcctgcctcagcctcccaaagtgctgagattacaggcatgagccactgcacccagtccgaatgtggctttttttgttttgttttgttttgaaacaaggtctcactgttgcccaggctgcagtgcagtggcgtacCTCAgctccactgcagcctcaacctcctgggctcaagcaatcctcccaactgagcctccccagtagctggggctacaagcgcatgccaccacgcctggctatttttttttttttttttttttttgagaaggagtttcattctcgttgcccaggctggagtgcaatggcacagtctcagctcactgcagcctccgcctcctgggttcaagcgattctcctgcctcagcctcctgagtagctgggattataggcacctgccaccatgcctggctaattttttttgtatttttagtagagatggggtttcaccatgttggccaagctggtctccaactcctgacctcaggtgatccgcctaccttggccttccaaagtgctgggattataggcatgaaccaccgtgcccagccagcccagctaatttttgtgttttttgtagagacaaggttttgccttgttgtccaggcttcttttgttaattttaaaatcaaacccCCACAGGCCTCTGAACATAGGCCAGATCCCTCAGGGTGGTGCTTTCCTTGCTCACTGCTGTTCTCCACCACTGTCTCTAGCTGAaggcctcctctcccttctctctccccagaGCTCTCAAAGTCTGTGGAACCGCCTGTCTGTGTTGCTGAATCTGTTGCCTGCTGCTGGTGAACTCCAGGAGTCTGGTGAGTGGGTCCCTGGCACtaccctcctttcttttctccctcattGTCCCCACTAAGCCCATCTCCCCTCCCCATAACCCAGCCCTTGGGGTAAGGAGGTTAATGGGATTCACTGCCAGCCTCCCTAGCACACAGCAGTCATTGTGTGGTCTAGGCCTCTCTGGTTTCCCACCACAACACTGCTGTACTGTGGGCAGGTGGCCTGGTCAGCAAGGGAGTGTGCTCCCTGGGGAATGCAAGGGCAGAGTGAGAGGGCCCTGGGAGCCAGACCTAGCTGCTGCTGTTGCACTGATGCCTGTGGTCATTGAGAATTGACTTTGACCTACCAAGTTTGTTTGTCTGGCTCATCTCCTACCACCTTCCAGCTGGAAAACTCCACCTGCTCCTACCTGCTAAGACTTGCCAAGGGCTATTCATTCATCCTGAGCGCCTCCTCTCATTTCCATCCCAATGTAATTGTCCCTGCTGTCAGGAAGCCTTCCTGACCTGAGCCATCCTTGTTCTTCCTGAGCCCCTCTGCTCTGCCTGACTGGCTCTTATGTGTCCATCTCTCTTTACTTCACTCCCTCCGTCTCTCCGCACTGTCCTAGGGTATGTCCTGCCTCATCATCTCATCAGCCTGATAATTCCTAAAGGGAAGGGTTATGTCTCTCTGACTGGGAGTTCCCACAGGACAGATGGTCTTATGTGTCCTTCTTCTGCCCAGGCCTGGCCTTGTGTCCTGAGGTCCAAGATCTTCTTGAAGGTTGTGAACTGCCTGACCTCCCCTCTAGCCTTCTGCTCCCAGAGGACATGGCTCTTCGTAACCTGCCCCCGCTCCGAGCTGCCCACAGACGCTTTAACTTTGACACGGATCGGCCCCTGCTCAGCACCTTAGAGGAGGTAAGGATAGCATTTCTTATGCCACAGCTCTGTTTGTCAGTCACAAACAGCAGCAAATGGGTTCAGatctggggagggagggggcaggatGCCCTCTTCCACCCAGACAGGGACAGTGTCCTTGGGGCTACAGGCTGTGCTTCCTTCTTCATTCAGTGAGCCATTTTAGCTTTTTTCCTGCCTTGGCAGTCCTTCTAAAGGTCTGCCATTGGTAGTTTCTACTATTGTAGAACAACCACCCCCttcctttctctgccttctgTAAAGGGCAGAACAAATAGTTATTAGGGCTTCGAAATCTTTATCAGTCTGTTTTCTAACTCTGGGCCCAGCCTGCTCCGAGCTGAACATCAAACAATCATAGAAAGTTAGAGCTGGAAGGGAATGTGCTGCCCGCTTAGTCCAGCAGCTTTCACCCTTAAATCTCCATCACCACATGGGCCATCTGGGGGCAGCAGAGGGAAGTCAAGCAGACAGGCCACCCAGTCCTGACATACATAAACCACCTGGCTGCTCCCTCCAACCAGAGCTGCTTggctctgttttatattttagagttCTAGGTAAGATTTTTATTTGAGAGGGAAGAAGGGTTTTACTGACCACAAAAATAAgttggggccaggtgcaatggctcacctttgtaatcccagcacttggtggggggccaaggcaggtggatcgcttgagctcaggagtttaagaacagcctgggcaatatggcaggACCCCAtttctatcaaaaaataaaaaaattagctgggcatggtggtgcgcacctgtagtcccagctacttgggggccgaggcaggaggatgacttcagcccaggaggtagaggctgcagtgagctgtaatcacaccactgcactccagactgggtaacaaagcgagattcgtctcaaaaaaataataaattggaaaatgtgATCTAGTTTGGTCCCCTGGAGCATATGAGAAGCATTAGGAGAGAGATGGTattagaacccaggtctcctCACTTCCAGCCCAGTGTCCTTTGCTCTTGTTTCTTAGCCCAAGTCCTGGTTTTCTGGTCCTCCTAGGAGTTTTCTTGCTGTACCTACTCGTTTTCTGGCAGTTAGAGGCTCTGGGCCTTAGTGTTTCTCCTTCCCACCCCATAGACCACAAATCTTCCCCTGGAGCCCTTGTTGGCTGAGGTGGCTGGGCcagcagggaggtgggagggtgggagtggagggTCCTGGAGGGCAGGGTGGGTCTAGAGGGCCCTGCTCAGCAGCGCTGGGCTCCTGTATCTCCCCACAGTCAGTGGTGCGCATCTGCTGCATCCGCAGCTTTGGTCATTTCATCGCCCGCCTGCAAGGCAGCATCCTGCAGTTCAACCCAGAGGTTGGCATCTTCGTCAGCATTGCCCAGTCTGAGCAGGAGAGCCTGCTGCAGCAGGCCCAGGCACAGTTCCGAATGGTGAGTCAGGCCTTCCCCTCCCCATCAGCTCTGCTCCCATTGGGCTCACTGAGAAACCAGGGCAAGAGGCTCAGACCCTCTGGTGGTCTCCACCTGAAGGACATAGTAAGATGCctagggagaggggaggggaggctgggagggaggcCTGGGAAGGACTAAGGGATGGGACTGATAGACAGGGactaagagggttttttttttttatgagatggagtcccgctctgttgccaggctggagtgaagtgacgtgatctcagctcactgcaacctccggctcccaggttcaagtgattctcctgcctcagcctcctgagtagctgggactacaggcgcacgccaccacacccagctaatttttgtatttttagtagagacagggtttcaccatgtaggccaggatggtctcgatctcttgcccttgtgatccacctgccttggcctcctaaagtactgggattacaggcatgagccaccacgcctggcctgagagGGGCTTTGAGCAGAGGCTGCCTAGCTCAAGACCTGTACCCAGACTGACCTGGGGTTGAGGCCATCTCTGTCACCTTTTAGTCTATGaattgagcaagtcacttaacctcacCACGCCAGTTTCCTTGTCAGTTATGTGGGAACAAACAGAATCCACTTTATGGAGTTTTTTGAAGATGGAATGATAGTGGGTATGAGGTGCCTTGCACATTGTCTTATGGCACATGTGTGTGCTTAGCAAATGCTCCCTCTGTTCCCTTTCATTCAAGAGGGATAAAGACTGAGGAATAGAAGGGAGTGGAGGGCTCCTGATATAAGGGGCCATGAAGGAACCTTCCCATCCCAGACATGGTCCCATCCCACAGGGGCCCCAAAGGGTGGAAAGTGGCCTGTGGTACCTCTTTTCCATCCAGTAATTCATTCCACGAATATTTATCGAGAGTCCATTTTGTGCCAGACATGACAGTATTCTAGGCACTGGGGttatagcagtgaacaagacagtcctttctcttgtgggcaacAATCTGGTTTTCACAGTGGGGCCTGCACAGCCTTGGGCATGTTTCCCAACACACCACCCTGAGCTAAGTGGCACCAGAACATTTGGGGTGTTAGTGTCTGGCACAGGAAGTATGATGTGTCTCAGCAACCCCTCAGGGTTTCTTCTTCATCTCAAGCCAATCCCCTCCTCCACATTCTTCCTTTGCACCTGTCCCAGGGCCAGTAGCTTCCACACCCTGTCTGAGTGCCATTTCTTGTGGGCATTCTGCTTGGCTGGAAAGGGGCAAAAGCTCCCCAGAAACTCCCTTCCTTACTGTCTGAAAAACAAGcacattttgttaaaaacaaacctTTGTTAAGGCTTTTATTGCTAGTCCATAGAGGAAGACATGGGGAGGGggttacaaaaataattatgggGAAGTTAGACAGCTTCAAAAAATGTTAGGAGTTTTTGCAGGCATTTCCTCTAGCCTAAAGCTCTTGAAGACACTCTTCCTGTGGGGGGGTAGGGAGTACCTGCAAGCCCTTCTCATGTGGTGCTAGACTCCACATGCCAAGATAGACACAGGCCACGTTGCTTGCTGGGGCTGCCTCCTCCTCTGCTTGAGTCACAGGCTTCCACCCCGAAGGGCTTATCCCCAGCCCAGAGGAGTGTTGTCGTTATCACATTTATCAAGAGTTTTCTCTGTGCACAGCCTGGTTTGCATGTGACATCTCAATTAACCCTTGCAGCAGCCCAGTGAGGTAGGTGCTTGCatcctccattttatagataagaaacagtaggctgggctctgtggctcacgcctataatctcagcactttgggaggccaaggcgggcggatcacttgaagtcaggagttcgagaccagcctggccaacatggtgaaacctcgtctctactaaaaatacaaaaaatagccgggcatggtggcaggtgcctgtagtcccagctacttgggaggctaaggcagaataatcacttgaacctgggaggcagaggttgcagtgagtgaagatcgtgccactgcactccagcctcggcgacagagcgagactctgtctcagaaaaaaaaaaaaaaggaaaagaaaagaaaatgtagaaagacAAAGGAATATTCCCAAGATCAGAAAGTATAGTCGGTGGTAGAGCCAGGGCTCTGGAGTTGGACACACTATGAATTTCTTATCCTGGCTCTTTTCTGCTGCTTTAGAGACTTAGCTTCTCTGTAGGCCAAGTGGGCACTAGGAGTTGCGGGGGGTGTAGTACCTGCTGATGGGACTTCTGAAGGTAGGCTTTCCCTCTGAGGAACGCGTAGGCCTACATCTGTTTGAAATGCTGGGTTGGTAATGTCAGAGCCTCATATTAGCACAGCTCCATCTTCTTGGGTCCAGGCGGATCTCACTCACCTACACTAGTTCTCTGGGGGAGCTTTTACACAAGTGCCCCCATCCCCCTCTCTTGAATATGGAGTTTCACAATTACCATTTTAGTCTAAAAGCAACTCATTGGCTTGATTTCTGCAGTGGGAAGAGGGAAAGTTTGTCTCTGGTGCCTCCCTTGCTTACCAGTTTGCCCACAGGGCCTGTGAGAAAATGGCTgttaggttgaggctgcagtgagccaagatcttgccgctgccctccaacctgggtgacagtgaaaccctgcctcaaaaaaaaaaaaaaaaaaaaaaagaagatggctCTCACCTAGGCTCTGGCCTTCTGCTtccattctttcatttgtttacatTGTTTCTCAAGGGGACACTCTTGGCACCTTGGGCAGGACAATTCTTTGTTGTGCAGGACTCTGCAGGGGGTTGGGAGTGGATCTTGCAACTACAGATGTTATTCCTCTTTCCCTAGTCTTCCCACTAatgtctgttttctctttgtaatCCAGTCCAGGACCCACAGTATGTTTGACTGTCATGTATCCTTAGTCTCATGCAATCTCTGACAGttctcagtttttccttttctttcctgatgTGACACTTTCGAAGAGTACTGGTCAGTTATTTCATAgtgtccctcaatttgggtttgtgtGATGTGGTCTCATGATgagaatgagaattttttttcttttttgagacagggtcttgctctgttgacccaggctgaagtgcagtggcacgaccatagctcactgcagccttgaactcctggcctcaagcaattgtcctgcctcagcctcctgagtagctaggactacaggcatgcatcaccaagcttgactgatttttaaaataaaaaatatatacttttttttgtagaaatgtgatcttgctatgttgctgaggctggtcccaaactccagaactcaagcagtcctcctgcctcggcctcccatattgctgggattacaggcatgagctactgtgcctggccccaagattaatattttatttaatttttatttttatttttgtatttttatttatttattttctttgagacggagttttgctcttgttgtgcagactggagtgcaatggtgcgatcttggctcaccacaatctctgcctcccgggttcaagcgattctcctgcctcagcctcccgagtagctgggattacaggtgttcgccaccacgactggctaatttttatatttttagtagagacggggtttcaccatgttgctcaggctggtctcgaactcctgacctcgtgatctacccgcctcagcctcccaaagtgctgggattacaggcatgagccactgtgcctggccccagtttttgtatttttagtagaggcagggtttcaccatgttggccaggctggtctcgaactcctgacctcggtctcccaaaatgctgggattataggcgtgaaccactgtgcctggccccaagattaatattttattttattttattttgtttatttattttgagacggagtcttgctctgtcacccaggctgtagtacagtggctctatctcggctcactgcaacctttgctgtccaggttcaagcaattttccctgcctcagcctcccaagtagctgggattataggtgcccgtgaccacacccagctaatttttgtatttttagtagagatggggttttgccatgttggccaggctgctctcgaactcctgaccttaggtgatccgcctgccttagcctcccaaagtgctgggattacaggtgtgagccaccgtgcctggccaagattaatattttaaagcacCACTTTG
This genomic window contains:
- the SMG5 gene encoding nonsense-mediated mRNA decay factor SMG5 isoform X2, whose amino-acid sequence is MSQGPPTGESSEPEAKVLHTKRLYRAVVEAVHRLDLILCNKTAYQEVFKPENISLRNKLRELCVKLMFLHPVDYGRKAEELLWRKVYYEVIQLIKTNKKHIHSRSTLECAYRTHLVAGIGFYQHLLLYIQSHYQLELQCCIDWTHVTDPLIGCKKPVSASGKEMDWAQMACHRCLVYLGDLSRYQNELAGVDTELLAERFYYQALSVAPQIGMPFNQLGTLAGSKYYNVEAMYCYLRCIQSEVSFEGAYGNLKRLYDKAVKMYHQLKKCETRKLSPGKKRCKDIKRLLVNFMYLQSLLQPKSSSVDSELTSLCQSVLEDFNLCLFYLPSSPNLSLASEDEEEYESGYAFLPDLLIFQMVIICLMCVHSLERAGSKQYSAAIAFTLALFSHLVNHVNIRLQAELEEGENPVPAFQSDGTDEPESKEPLEKEEEPDPEPPPVAPQVGEGRKSRKFSRLSCLRRRRHPPKVGDDSDLSEGFESDSSHDSARASEGSDSGSDKSLEGGGTAFDAETDSEMNSQESRSDLEDMEEEEGTRSPTLEPPRGRSEAPDSLNGPLGPSEASIASNLQAMSTQMFQTKRCFRLAPTFSNLLLQPTTNPHTSASHRPCINGDVDKPSEPASEEGSESEGSESSGRSCRNERSIQEKLQVLMAEGLLPAVKVFLDWLRTNPDLIIVCAQSSQSLWNRLSVLLNLLPAAGELQESGLALCPEVQDLLEGCELPDLPSSLLLPEDMALRNLPPLRAAHRRFNFDTDRPLLSTLEESVVRICCIRSFGHFIARLQGSILQFNPEVGIFVSIAQSEQESLLQQAQAQFRMAQEEARRNRLMRDMAQLRLQLEVSQLEGSLQQPKAQSAMSPYLVPDTQALCHHLPVIRQLATSGRFIVIIPRTVIDGLDLLKKEHPGARDGIRYLEAEFKKGNRYIRCQKEVGKSFERHKLKRQDADAWTLYKILDSCKQLTLAQGAGEEDPSGMVTIITGLPLDNPSVLSGPMQAALQAAAHASVDIKNVLDFYKQWKEIG
- the SMG5 gene encoding nonsense-mediated mRNA decay factor SMG5 isoform X5, which codes for MFLHPVDYGRKAEELLWRKVYYEVIQLIKTNKKHIHSRSTLECAYRTHLVAGIGFYQHLLLYIQSHYQLELQCCIDWTHVTDPLIGCKKPVSASGKEMDWAQMACHRCLVYLGDLSRYQNELAGVDTELLAERFYYQALSVAPQIGMPFNQLGTLAGSKYYNVEAMYCYLRCIQSEVSFEGAYGNLKRLYDKAVKMYHQLKKCETRKLSPGKKRCKDIKRLLVNFMYLQSLLQPKSSSVDSELTSLCQSVLEDFNLCLFYLPSSPNLSLASEDEEEYESGYAFLPDLLIFQMVIICLMCVHSLERAGSKQYSAAIAFTLALFSHLVNHVNIRLQAELEEGENPVPAFQSDGTDEPESKEPLEKEEEPDPEPPPVAPQVGEGRKSRKFSRLSCLRRRRHPPKVGDDSDLSEGFESDSSHDSARASEGSDSGSDKSLEGGGTAFDAETDSEMNSQESRSDLEDMEEEEGTRSPTLEPPRGRSEAPDSLNGPLGPSEASIASNLQAMSTQMFQTKRCFRLAPTFSNLLLQPTTNPHTSASHRPCINGDVDKPSEPASEEGSESEGSESSGRSCRNERSIQEKLQVLMAEGLLPAVKVFLDWLRTNPDLIIVCAQSSQSLWNRLSVLLNLLPAAGELQESGLALCPEVQDLLEGCELPDLPSSLLLPEDMALRNLPPLRAAHRRFNFDTDRPLLSTLEESVVRICCIRSFGHFIARLQGSILQFNPEVGIFVSIAQSEQESLLQQAQAQFRMAQEEARRNRLMRDMAQLRLQLEVSQLEGSLQQPKAQSAMSPYLVPDTQALCHHLPVIRQLATSGRFIVIIPRTVIDGLDLLKKEHPGARDGIRYLEAEFKKGNRYIRCQKEVGKSFERHKLKRQDADAWTLYKILDSCKQLTLAQGAGEEDPSGMVTIITGLPLDNPSVLSGPMQRLNDLLFSSGGQTLSIFPSPIPQAALQAAAHASVDIKNVLDFYKQWKEIG